In one window of Neisseria subflava DNA:
- a CDS encoding winged helix-turn-helix transcriptional regulator: MKELDKTDLKILKLLQQNARIPMTELAEKVGLSTTPVTERVRRLERDNLITGYHAHLNPHALGQSLLVFVELKLRSKSGNIFEDFKREVLKIPQILECHLVSGEYDYLIKVRLPNMSAYRDMLGNILLQLPAASESRSYVVMEEVKEEVVLDI, from the coding sequence ATGAAAGAACTCGACAAAACCGACTTAAAAATTCTCAAGCTCCTACAACAAAACGCACGTATCCCCATGACCGAATTGGCTGAAAAAGTCGGCCTCTCCACCACACCGGTAACCGAACGCGTCCGCCGCTTGGAACGCGACAACCTTATTACCGGCTATCACGCCCATCTGAATCCCCATGCTCTAGGTCAAAGCCTTTTGGTCTTTGTCGAGCTGAAACTGCGCTCCAAATCCGGCAATATTTTTGAAGACTTCAAACGCGAAGTGCTGAAGATTCCGCAAATTCTAGAATGCCACTTGGTCTCCGGCGAATACGACTACCTTATCAAAGTCCGTCTGCCCAATATGTCCGCCTATCGCGATATGCTCGGCAATATCCTGCTGCAACTGCCGGCCGCGTCCGAAAGTCGCAGCTATGTTGTCATGGAAGAAGTCAAAGAAGAAGTAGTATTAGACATCTAA